The following coding sequences are from one Candidatus Nitrohelix vancouverensis window:
- the cysK gene encoding cysteine synthase A, with translation MLEQIRTRFDNSLELIGSTPLVKLNKVVPDNGANIYAKLEFMNPGGSVKDRIARAMVEDAEARGILKPGSTIIEPTSGNTGIGLALVGAVKGYNVILVMSENMSMERRMILESYGAKTELSRAEFGMEGTIERAGELLAENPDYFMPQQFNNPANPEAHRKTTGPEIVSAMNGETVDAFVAGVGTGGTITGTGEVLKETYGDVLLVGVEPSTSAVLSGKPAGPHKIQGIGAGFKPKVLNLDIIDRLRPVSDEDAYHYSQRLAMEEGLLVGISSGAALCAAYEIAKELGAGKNVVVILPDTGERYFSFKQYF, from the coding sequence ATGCTGGAACAGATAAGAACCCGATTTGATAATAGTTTAGAGTTGATTGGCTCTACGCCATTAGTTAAACTTAACAAAGTCGTCCCAGACAATGGCGCCAACATATACGCCAAGCTGGAATTCATGAATCCCGGCGGTAGCGTTAAGGATCGTATTGCGCGCGCGATGGTGGAAGACGCGGAAGCGCGGGGAATATTGAAACCCGGTTCGACGATCATTGAACCCACCAGCGGTAATACCGGAATTGGCCTGGCGCTGGTCGGAGCTGTAAAAGGATACAATGTCATTCTGGTCATGTCTGAGAACATGAGCATGGAGCGACGCATGATCCTTGAAAGCTATGGGGCCAAAACGGAACTGAGTCGCGCGGAATTTGGCATGGAAGGCACGATCGAACGCGCCGGTGAATTGCTGGCGGAGAATCCCGATTATTTCATGCCGCAACAATTCAACAACCCGGCCAACCCGGAAGCGCATCGCAAAACGACGGGACCGGAAATCGTCTCGGCGATGAACGGCGAAACCGTCGACGCATTCGTCGCGGGCGTCGGCACCGGGGGAACGATCACCGGAACCGGCGAAGTGTTGAAAGAGACTTATGGCGATGTACTGCTGGTGGGCGTGGAGCCTTCCACATCCGCCGTTTTATCTGGCAAACCTGCGGGCCCGCACAAAATTCAGGGAATCGGAGCCGGATTCAAACCCAAGGTTTTGAATCTGGACATTATAGATCGTCTTCGACCGGTATCCGACGAGGACGCTTATCATTATTCACAACGTCTGGCCATGGAAGAAGGCTTGCTGGTTGGCATTTCCTCCGGGGCCGCTTTGTGCGCCGCCTACGAGATCGCCAAAGAGCTGGGCGCGGGCAAAAATGTAGTCGTGATTTTACCGGATACAGGCGAACGATATTTCAGCTTCAAACAGTATTTCTAG